The DNA segment AACTCCTTCATACCATACTTATTTAGATATGAATAGACAGTGGCTCTACTTTTGATCTATGAAAATAATTAACAATTTGGTTAAAAACAGTAGTTAGTGCTTAATTAATTAAGACttgtttaattaataaattatgcatATGGTGATTTACTTTTATTAAACTGGTAAATCACCAGTTGGATCCAATTTCATTTTAGGAAGAAAAGATGTACGTGCATATAGATATAAGGCATTAACATTatgattttaaaatataaattataagtgATATTTTTGAACACGGACATGACAATGAAGGTGCAACAACTAAAGATGGGAGAGGACCATGCATATGGGATACCTTCATTAAAAAAATCCTCAGGTTTCATATGTTTTTAATCAAACCTAAACTGTTCAAACATTatgattatttaaaaaatatatatatttttttaataaaatttggaTATGGTGCAGGTTCTGTAGCTGACAACAGTAATGCTAGTATTACCACTAACCAGTATCATAGATACAAGGTAGATATGTTGTTTTTATACGTcataaatatatttcttaattaatctaataacatacatatatatttcacCAGGAAGATGTACGTATACTGAAAGACATaggtttttatatttatagattttccatcTCTTGGTCTAGAGTTTTACCTAGTAAGTTTaccattatatatttttatttattagctcttttaaaaaaaaacatagttACTTTTTCTAACTTTATTTCTCTTATATTTTGTACAATAATTTAGAAGGAGGGCGACGTGGAGGAGTAAATAAAAAAGGCATCAACCACTATAATAAACTCATTAATCACCTATTATCAAAAGGTTTAATAGCAATGTCTCTTTcccttattaatatattttatttactttgcAATTTTAAATAAGTAATACATTACTAATTTTAAAGCCTAATATTTTGGTTAGTTTTAGGAAACAATTTCTATTTCCCATTTTGTgtattaaaaaatcaaaatagtttctttttcatttctttttgtagTAATCATTATTATATATCGAATTagtgaaaaatatatttttactaaagattattatattttaaaattttatttaaattcaataatataaatacattattgtgataagaattattatttataaaattattaaaaactataaatagtaaaatatatgaaaaccaaaagaacataatatatatatatacatacacacGTGGGAGTGACTAAGTAAAAACcaagaaaaagaattaaaatataTGTGAATAGTGGTCGTATAAAGTATAAAATGTATTAGAGCATaaaatatgacaaaaaaaagtCTTATTTTCTAAATTCTCGATTGAGTAATTTATACAACTAAACAAAAAGTCATGTCTTTCGATTTCGTTGAAAAACTTTCTTAGAAAATGGCCATCTTTTTCCTAGCTAACAAACCTTAGACTGTGCTTTAATCTTTCGTATATTTTCACTTTATTTGAcaaattttgacacttaaattttataaatattttgcataaaatattaagATAAACAAGAACTCATGTTTAAAGACTTTTCCATAAATTgacctttatttcttccaaatgTCATTTAGAAGGaaacaaatatattaaataatgaatACTTGTTTATTTTGAAGGTATCAAACCGATTGTAACTCTATTCCATTGGGATCTTCCACAAGTTATAGAAGATCAATATCAAGGTTTTCTAAACCCTAAAATTATGTAAGTACAAGTTTAAATATGTGTATGAGAAAcgactattcatattaatctgcTTTAATTATTTGTGTGAGAACTCGTAATTCATATTTTCCTATTATATGACAGTGATGATTTTCGTGGTTATGCTGAGTTGTGCTTTAATACATTTGGCGATCGAGTAAAGCTTTGGGTCACTATAAATGAGCCAATGATGTATGCACAACAAGGTTATGCAAGTGCAACGTTTGCTCCAGGTAGATGTTCAAACCGTTCAAGATGCTCTACAGGTGATTCCAGTGTTGAACCATACATAGTAGCACACCATCTACTCCTTGCTCATGCTGCCGCGGTCAAactatataaagaaaaatatcaggtGAAATCTATATTCATTCTGAATATTAatgtgtaaataaaataaataatcatttttaaaatataaatactcGTAAAACTATAATTTTATAGCATaaagttaaacctcgataaataaatattcgataaagtaataacttcgattatataataaattcttccggtcccgacttgggccaatggactaaagtaataacctcgctaaatgcattaagtaataaaaaatatttaaatccttaagggcccaatgaaaatataaagtaataattattaaattacatacaaaatatatatataccaaaaccTTTTGATAaatcaactagaagtcatttcttctgaaaaaatgcatctatagttgattgttttttctttccacctaaaccaaaatgcACATCattcttaactttttgtagtgcaaacacaaattctggtatattttgctcatgttgtagcaagtagttgtttaaggtgaGCATTGCTTGAAAGGCCTCTTTTGACGATACATTTGCGACAACACAACTATCATCTGGCTCTGGATCATTTctatcatcattgttcattattgactGGATAATTTCTTCGTCTATAAGCAATTCCATAACTGCATCATTCTTGCTAGGATAGTTCAAAAGATGTTCGACATCCATCACATTTTTATAGCATAAATTAGAAATGACATCACTTAATCCTTGGACATCTTCATCTAATTGACCAACTTCTGGTTCAGGAATATTAGCATCTTCTGAACGAATCTTgcaattatttgattgatttgtaattatactaatgtgataattacaaatcaatcaaataatatatttcctaaacaatataattacatatctaatgaatatttattgataaatgaataatttattaatttatcgataaatgaataatttattaatttatcgataaatgaataatttattcatttatcgataaataaataatctcgcttaatgaatatttttttccagtcccaaggatatgcatttatagaggttttactgtaattgATAATAATTTTCTTGTTTGCCAAAAAAAATCCTTAGAATGCAAGCATAAAGAGaaatcataaaataaataatccaTTGTACGAGACTCTACTAATAACATcttaattatttaagttatgGAAACCTAACATGCTTAATAGACTCACAaacataaaatgataaaatatttattaatttatttaatttctttcaattaaaaCTTTGTAGATTTCCAAAAAAGGTCAAATTGGAATTTCACTAAATACTAACTGGATGGTGCCATACTCAAATTCACAAAAAGACCAACCGGCAACAGATCGAGGTTTTGCTTTTACATATGGTaggtatgtatttatttatttttatttatgtttgaatatatataaatatggatatgtatatcaaaataaaataaaatggaactGAATTTACTTTTTTGTTCTGTTGAAGGTTTATGGAGCCACTATATTCTGGATCTTACCCACTAGAAATAATTGTTAATGTGGGAAAAAGATTACCAAATTTTACTAAGGAGGAATCCAATACGATTAAAGGATCTTATGATTTCATCGGAATCAATTACTATACTCCGAGATATATTGCTGATACTCCTTGTCGAACTCAAAATTTGAACTACATCACTGACGCTTATATCGATATTAAAAGTATGTAAATCAACTTTTTTCTTCACTAAAATTGccttattattttctaatcAAAGAAATTACTTACTTTAGGTGAACGAAATGGAATTCCAATTGGTCCTCATATAGaggtataatttataaattaatataaaacttaAGTATCATAAAGtgacttttttatttatcatgctactctttatttcttgaaatatttttatcagAATTTTTCGAATAAATATTGTTATGATTTAATTATGTAGAGAGTAATTAAAGTTCCTAAATCTAATTTAATTGCACAGGGTACTTGGATGTACATCTATCCAGAAGGGCTTCAATATTATCTACTTTACATCAGAAACAAGTACAATGACCTTGTAATCTATATTACAGAGAATGGTAAAAAACAACTACACACATAAGAATAATAAACAATTATTTCATATTCTtacatttattttgttttgtattagGAGTTGCTGAGCATAAAGTAACACAAGTTCTATTTTCGAAGATGATAAAGTGAGAATAGAATATTTTCATAGTCATCTAAGTCGcactcttgaagcaataaggtgagtattataaattacaaaaaaaaataatggtgattttgttgataaaaaaaatgaattgatgACTTGAACAAGCTTGGAGTAAACGTAAAGGGGTACATAGTATGGTCATTTTTAGACAATTTTGAGTGGATAGCTGGCTACACAGCCAAATCTGGAATAGTTCATGTTAACTTCAAAAATGGATTCAAAAGATACCCAAAACAATCATCATTTTGGTTCAAAAAATTTCTTACTGTTACTAGTATAGAGTAGCTTACGTGGCTCTCTTCTTTTACTTGTTCAATGTACacaacataaattaataaacataataatGTATTCCTGTTAATATGGGTTTTCCTAAGGATAATGTCTAATTGCATCATTCAGTTTATTTTAGCTTCTTCTAATGACAATCAACCTTCTTTTATTTCCTCAtatttcactcaattgaacAGATTTTGAGAAGAAATGGCCTTTACCTTCTTGTACATATGGTGAAGCTAGTTATGTCAATGAGCAATGTTTCAAAACTATTACCTATCTCAATTGGTTAAAGAGTGGTTTCaagaagaaaataatttagctaaagcatgagattttgtctttcttataatgaaaatagtaaTGACATATGTGAAAGATCAACTAATGGAAAACGAGAATGGGGGATGTTCTAAAAAGAATTGCAAAAGTACTTCAGAAGGAAATATATCAAGGAGATTCAAACTAGAATATATATGGTGTGGCCGGTGTGTCAGCCACGtgttttgtccaaaattcaatttttttttactatttagaAAACTCTTTGCTAATACAAATTCATCTCATGGACtgataacaagtagagaaattctgatcaacttccgtccctgtgggggcgtcgttgggtttgacggggggaagctccgatgccaaagtcagtaagatgattcaaggaaacaaactgaattgacaaatgttgtgagaatgtgtaccttgatagcctagggaatcaggctatatatagctgtggagtcgtaaccttcaggtaactagaaagtctccattaatgctccattaatggcggttacgagttatctttaacctgacagttagctaattgataacttCATTAATGAGCTTTATGGCCGaatcggcggccagccgttatagtggcgaatcaggtgaatgaagagattcgcctcataggtccgccagcggatctctcagagcagatccgtggagatccgcctgccagcgcggcgttcttgaggtgaatatcccttttagtcctcgggttaatatctcgatgttatcagaagcccccccaaaatgcccttaaagtcctttagggcttttgagcttccgcgcgccgtcataaacaccTGCATTTATGAGCACACTGTTCAATGCCAATGGATGaatgacacgtgtagtggacgcactgtcctaggaaggagaaaactttcttcttcctctttcgctatccctttcttcttcacttcttcgttTTTTTCTCTATTGCTCGAAGCTTTTTCCGGGAATTTTTCAGAGTTtcgcaccaagcttccgatttctcatgtaagttcattttcttttgcttaacttttctctggatgtttagaagttcgtcttcatcttctagatcaacttcagaactttttaattcaacCCCTTCTCCCGAAATAGAAgtcgattttagttggaccacttcgtcatcggagaactcttcttcttccgagggcacgattaactctgatttagctgggtttagtgactcggcgcgtaatcactatcaaactcgttccactaggaacccGATTCTTTTTACTTCTGTCTCCGGTGCCGCTCCGGCCGGTGCATCTAGGTGGtttccggggacaatggcctcttcttcaattcctcctaagaaaaagaatccccgagcggagtctactccgtctcgtatgagcgccgcggatctagtggatctggcgaatcgctttccCTGGATCAAGAACTATGAGACTCAGCTTGccgcatctcatcaacgtccttcctgtccgcctagcggtttcCTTACAGTATACTGTAGtcacgtggagagagggttccgacttcctcttccgaagatgatggcggacatcctctcctatTTTGACATCACGGTTAGCCAGCTACATCCCAACTGCTGGTTGGAtatcgctttagactgctacctcgcctcaaatttaggagtagtatatacgggtcgtatctttagagcttttcacaaaccatcAAAACGGAAATCCGAATCCTATCTTtcgttcgccaaattcggagtgtattcgccctttagtgacaaaatgtccaatgttcattgctgggatgagagattcttctacgtgaagataaaagatggcgaaccactgggttttccttcgttttggaatcccacactagtacagaaatgctcaCTTGTGTCGCACCTCTTGTGTCGCGCCTGAAGAGAAGGCGACACAATAGAGAAACTAGTGTCGCACGTTCTTTAAATGCGACACAACTAAGTATTCTGTGTCATCACTTGTGTCACGCTTGAAGAGCGTGCGTCACAAATGAGTTACTTCTTGTATCGTCTGTCTTTCAGTGCGACACAAGAGTAAGCTTGTGACGCGCTTTTACTGAAGCGACACAAGAAATGTTTGATCTTTGTGACGCGCTTTTACAAAAGCGACACAAGTAGTGTGTTATCTTTGTGTCGCTCCTTTATAAAGTGCGACACAACTAATACGAACTACTATTTGAATATAAATATTTTCtcttcatattttttttcttagttTCTACATATAtcttaaaaaactaaaaaattacaaaaataatgaaaattaaatataatgtatatatatatatatatatataaacttaaaaacttatctcatataaattaattaaaaattaaaatgaactgaaaaatatatacttaaagtgtaaaaatagaGGTTCGaacttaattaaaaataaaatgaactaaaatgtaAATACAGAGGCTCAAACCTCTAACATGTAGAAACATGAGCTAATATCTTAACCATTTGAGCCATTTGTATTTCTTGTCAACCACTCACTGATTGGAAAGTTATcccaataaattaattaaaaataaaacgaaCTAAAATGTAAATAGAGAGGTTTGAACCTCTAACCTGTTTAAACTTATCTAATGTCTTAACCATCTGAACCATTGTATTTCTTGCCAAgtatttactaattataataaatataaaacgtttaaatataagattttacctaattaataaaACCTTATCGTATGCTTTCTCTGCTTCCTTATTTCTAGGTTTACTTTTCTCCACCCCGTCAACTCCATAGCCGCCCAGCTCCACCTTGCACACTGCCATATCCACCTTGCACCGCCACCTCGCACACCGCCGGTCATTCCGCTTCTCAAGGCGCCGGAAACAAGGAGTGGCTTCTCCACCGCCGTCTCCACCTCTTCTGCACAAgataggtttttttattttccccAATATTACTTACCATCTACTCTTTGATTCTTTCTCTCCATGATAATGCTATGGTTATTGTTAGGATAATAATTTATGTTAACTTTGTGGGTGATAATTGATGTTTTCTGTTGCTTTTCTTTCCTTGATTTGAGCTATGCGATAGTTTCTTGCAATTCCTTGATTTGATGCCTCGATTTGCAGATGAAATTTTCCAGAAGAAATTTGGATAGTTTTACTAGGCTTTGAGTTAATCAGTCAATCTTCTTATAGCCCAGTTATAGAATAGACTGTAAAAATGTAGAATAACAGAGATAATGTCGAATAACAAAGATCTCTGACATTTCAATAAAGCCAATCAGCTCTATTTGCTCAATTTTCTCTTCTTAACCTTTGCAAAAACTTTACCTTCCCATTTTCTAAGGGAGGAAATTATAATACTGGCCAAATTAGTAGCCTATTTATCCATTTTAAAATACAGTGCATATTTCattataaattaatttcacatataaaTCTCTTTGAACTTGttagttttgtgtttttgaAGTTAGCAATTTGAAAAATCTATATTTGAAATTAGTTTTGGATATTTTATGCTTCACAAGAAATCCAGAGTGGAGTTTCATCCTCTTGGTGTCATTGGTGTCGTAGTGTCTTGGAACTATCCTTTCCACAATATTTTTAATCCAATGCTAGCAGCGGTCTTTTCAGGAAACAGTATTGTGATCAAGGTATTGCCTTctgtatttatttaaatttcataCCTTGTAATTTATGTACAACGGATGAAGGTGCATAAGCATATATTAGTAGAGTTAGCTGTTTGTCAGATTTCAGTATCTAGGAGGTTAATATATGCCATTCTGTATCCATGTTACCATGGTTAGATTAGATGTATGTGCACATGTCTCTTCTATGATTTTGAGGGCCTTTCTCTCGCTCTCTCAATCTTTTTCTGGCGATCTGTATccaagttggtcaggatgtttCTACTTTCGAATAATCCAAGCTGCACTTGCTGCAGTAGGAGCTCCAGAAAATCTGGTTGACATAATAACAGGGTATGTTGTTTCAGACATTGCGCTAAAAATGTTCATATTTATCTAATGAGCTAAAACCAATGTTTCCAACAGATTTGCTGAAACGGGAGAAGCACTTGTCTCTTCAGCTGATAAAATCATATTTGTCGGATCACCTGGTGTGGGTAAAGTGGTATGAATTTCCTTACTAGATTTGCATGTCCATTTTTTACATGCTTTTTGAGCAGCATTGTCATTTATCTAGttaatttcttctatttcaagaAGTTGGAATAAAATTAAGACACTGTCAGATGCCAGTAATATTTTTTCCCAGTAGATGCCAGATAACTCTTTTCCTTAATTCCTTGTTCTTTAAAGCATTTTTCAATTGGTAGTGTGGATATCTGCTCAAAAGTGATAATCAGCAGGGAACTGTACATGTTTTGAATGTGATGGAAATAGTTCTCCTTAAAGCCCTTGTATACTATTCTTTCTTGCAATTGTTGTAGCCATCTTATGCTTAAGTTTCTACATTGCTGACTGGATGAAGTTTTTAACTTATCGTAGATAATGAGAAATGCTGCCAACACACTTGTACCTGTTACATTTGAGCTTGGTGGAAAAGATGCATTCATTGTGTGTAAAGATGTGGACGTGCCTCAAGTATGAACTGGTTGTGCTTGCTCTGTCTTCATGTTGACTCGAATGTTTCTTTTGGACCCACTCATTGTTCTACCCTATGTAGGTCGCACAAATTGCTGTGAGGGCTGCTCTTCAATCAAGTGGGCAGAACTGTGCTGGAGCTGAGAGATTTTATGTTCATAAAGACGTACATTCTTCTTTTGTCAGTGAAATTACCAAGATTGTAAAATCTGTTTCAGCTGTAAGTGcttgttattttttatgttcGGAACCCTTCTGCTGAATTCAACATTGTCTCTATAGTTTTACTTAACGATCTTTTGACTCTTATGTCCATGTTCCTTTTTGCACATAAAACAAGGACCGATTTCCTATATTGATTGACACTTAGCTGTATATGTCTGTGTCTTCATGGGGACATGAATCCATGATATGTATTGCCAATTGTCAAGTCTAGCACTAAAATGACATTATAACTTGTAAATTTAGCAAGAGCAATGAAATAATAGAAGATGTTGATGAACTTTGGTCGGCTTCTGAATAAGAAGgtaagagttgcaatttttttcATTCTAGTCCTTCGTGTTTTTCCCTATGTTAATTTGCTACTATAATACATTGATATTTTATGTTTACTTTCTTTGAAGGATTTTGCAACAAAATCAATGGCATATTCTGAGGAGGAGATTAATGATGTTCGAGATATTTGGGCCGATTATTTTGGAGTCGAAATCACAAGTCTCTAGATATTTGCATTAGTCTTTTTTGTGGAAGTTGTTAGTGTTTGTTCATCTTCCTAGTATATTTGGCTACAAACTTGAATATGACAAGTAGGTAGATATTTGTTTAAGTGTTTTTGTGGAAGTTGTTATTGTTTATTCATAGCTTCCTAGGTTTTTTGGCTAAAACTTGAATATGACAAGTTGTGATTATATTTTGAATATTTATGTATATGCAATGTGGT comes from the Euphorbia lathyris chromosome 5, ddEupLath1.1, whole genome shotgun sequence genome and includes:
- the LOC136229318 gene encoding aldehyde dehydrogenase 22A1-like isoform X2, with the translated sequence MPFCIHVTMVRLDVCAHVSSMILRAFLSLSQSFSGDLYPSWSGCFYFRIIQAALAAVGAPENLVDIITGFAETGEALVSSADKIIFVGSPGVGKVIMRNAANTLVPVTFELGGKDAFIVCKDVDVPQVAQIAVRAALQSSGQNCAGAERFYVHKDVHSSFVSEITKIVKSVSAGFI
- the LOC136229833 gene encoding beta-glucosidase 14-like; amino-acid sequence: MTMKVQQLKMGEDHAYGIPSLKKSSGSVADNSNASITTNQYHRYKEDVRILKDIGFYIYRFSISWSRVLPKGGRRGGVNKKGINHYNKLINHLLSKGIKPIVTLFHWDLPQVIEDQYQGFLNPKIIDDFRGYAELCFNTFGDRVKLWVTINEPMMYAQQGYASATFAPGRCSNRSRCSTGDSSVEPYIVAHHLLLAHAAAVKLYKEKYQISKKGQIGISLNTNWMVPYSNSQKDQPATDRGFAFTYGRFMEPLYSGSYPLEIIVNVGKRLPNFTKEESNTIKGSYDFIGINYYTPRYIADTPCRTQNLNYITDAYIDIKSM